A single Cellulomonas sp. SLBN-39 DNA region contains:
- a CDS encoding methyltransferase domain-containing protein, which translates to MTSRSDVYTHGHHESVLRSHRWRTAENSAAYLLPHLRPGLRLLDVGCGPGTVTLDLAARLDPGEVVGVDASPSVIEAAAKAAADAGTTNVTFLVGDAYALDVPDDSFDVVHAHQVLQHLSDPVAALREMRRVTRPGGIVAVRDADYDGMAWYPASSGLDEWLTLYHEVTQANRADADAGRKLHSWVREAGFDPAGIQPGASAWCYATPHDRVWWSDLWADRCVRSNFAAQAIEHGLADEVGLEQLADAWHQWGTHEDAWFSILHGEVVARA; encoded by the coding sequence GTGACCTCGCGATCCGACGTCTACACGCACGGGCACCACGAGAGCGTCCTGCGCTCGCACCGGTGGCGCACCGCCGAGAACTCCGCGGCCTACCTGCTGCCGCACCTGCGGCCCGGGCTGCGCCTGCTCGACGTGGGCTGCGGGCCGGGGACCGTGACCCTCGACCTCGCCGCGCGCCTCGACCCCGGCGAGGTCGTCGGCGTCGACGCGTCCCCGAGCGTGATCGAGGCCGCGGCCAAGGCCGCCGCCGACGCGGGCACCACCAACGTCACGTTCCTCGTCGGCGACGCCTACGCGCTCGACGTCCCCGACGACTCGTTCGACGTCGTGCACGCCCACCAGGTCCTGCAGCACCTGTCCGACCCCGTCGCCGCGCTGCGCGAGATGCGCCGCGTCACCCGCCCCGGCGGGATCGTCGCGGTGCGCGACGCCGACTACGACGGCATGGCCTGGTACCCCGCGTCGTCCGGCCTCGACGAGTGGCTGACCCTCTACCACGAGGTCACCCAGGCCAACCGGGCCGACGCCGACGCCGGGCGCAAGCTGCACTCCTGGGTCCGCGAGGCCGGGTTCGACCCCGCCGGCATCCAGCCCGGCGCGAGCGCCTGGTGCTACGCGACCCCGCACGACCGCGTCTGGTGGTCCGACCTGTGGGCCGACCGCTGCGTGCGGTCGAACTTCGCCGCCCAGGCCATCGAGCACGGTCTCGCCGACGAGGTCGGCCTCGAGCAGCTCGCCGACGCCTGGCACCAGTGGGGCACCCACGAGGACGCCTGGTTCTCGATCCTGCACGGCGAGGTCGTCGCCCGCGCCTGA
- a CDS encoding pyridoxal 5'-phosphate synthase, translated as MRHELRSLPALTGHAPEFDPEAVPADPYDLFADWFAHARDAGVPEPHAVTLATADARGRPSSRVLVLKDVGPDGFAFATDERSGKAADLAVNPQAALTFWWQPVVRQVRVEGVARYLGDEASAADYLARSPASRAAALGVRPGERLGSVRQMRDAMAAARERVDADPGLVLRQWQAWRVEPDRLEFWQGSRDRAHVRVVYTRTQGDWSHTLTWP; from the coding sequence GTGCGTCACGAGCTGCGGTCCCTGCCGGCCCTCACGGGCCACGCCCCCGAGTTCGACCCCGAGGCGGTGCCGGCCGACCCGTACGACCTCTTCGCGGACTGGTTCGCCCACGCGCGCGACGCCGGGGTGCCCGAGCCGCACGCGGTGACGCTGGCGACCGCGGACGCGCGCGGGCGGCCGTCGTCCCGGGTGCTGGTGCTCAAGGACGTCGGGCCGGACGGGTTCGCGTTCGCGACCGACGAGCGCAGCGGCAAGGCGGCCGACCTGGCGGTCAACCCGCAGGCGGCGCTGACGTTCTGGTGGCAGCCGGTGGTCCGGCAGGTCCGGGTCGAGGGGGTGGCGCGCTACCTCGGCGACGAGGCGTCCGCCGCCGACTACCTGGCGCGCTCACCCGCGTCGCGGGCGGCCGCGCTGGGCGTGCGCCCGGGGGAGCGGCTCGGTTCCGTGCGGCAGATGCGCGACGCGATGGCGGCCGCCCGCGAGCGCGTCGACGCCGATCCCGGCCTGGTGCTGCGGCAGTGGCAGGCGTGGCGCGTCGAGCCGGACCGCCTGGAGTTCTGGCAGGGCTCGCGGGACCGGGCCCACGTCCGCGTCGTCTACACCCGCACCCAGGGCGACTGGTCCCACACGCTCACCTGGCCCTGA
- a CDS encoding 3-methyladenine DNA glycosylase codes for MPTDAAPTVLDPDAWRPLADAHAARADAFTAGHRERRSRHERHAIEDFLYEYYPTRPAQLRRWHPGAGVRLAPGPDGPAPHAGWRWYRTHDDGTVGLDVEAFLADRGEGVRFVADLVSRTAARPAATGCFGLHEWAMVYRQGEHRHPLPLRLGQDGTDAVVEAHRIRCTHIDAFRFFTPAAAPRNTLQPTRATQPALEQPGCLHANMDLYKWALKLGPLIPGELLLDAFDLARRIRVLDMRASPYDCTAYGLPPVEIDTPDGKAEYVAAQRAFAAESQAVRTRLLSAVATVSASRAR; via the coding sequence GTGCCCACGGACGCCGCACCCACGGTCCTGGACCCCGACGCCTGGCGGCCCCTGGCCGACGCCCACGCCGCACGCGCGGACGCCTTCACGGCCGGGCACCGCGAGCGCCGGTCCCGCCACGAGCGGCACGCGATCGAGGACTTCCTCTACGAGTACTACCCGACCCGGCCGGCGCAGCTGCGCCGCTGGCACCCCGGTGCGGGCGTGCGGCTGGCCCCCGGGCCGGACGGCCCGGCGCCGCACGCCGGGTGGCGCTGGTACCGGACGCACGACGACGGCACGGTCGGCCTGGACGTCGAGGCGTTCCTCGCCGACCGCGGCGAGGGGGTGCGCTTCGTCGCCGACCTCGTGTCCCGCACCGCCGCGCGCCCCGCGGCGACGGGGTGCTTCGGGCTGCACGAGTGGGCGATGGTCTACCGGCAGGGCGAGCACCGGCACCCGCTGCCCCTGCGCCTGGGGCAGGACGGCACGGACGCGGTCGTCGAGGCGCACCGGATCCGCTGCACGCACATCGACGCGTTCCGCTTCTTCACCCCGGCCGCAGCCCCCCGCAACACGCTCCAGCCGACGCGCGCGACCCAGCCCGCCCTCGAGCAGCCGGGGTGCCTGCACGCGAACATGGACCTGTACAAGTGGGCCCTCAAGCTCGGGCCGCTGATCCCGGGCGAGCTGCTGCTGGACGCGTTCGACCTCGCCCGGCGCATCCGGGTTCTCGACATGCGGGCGTCGCCGTACGACTGCACCGCGTACGGCCTGCCCCCCGTCGAGATCGACACCCCCGACGGCAAGGCCGAGTACGTCGCGGCCCAGCGCGCGTTCGCCGCCGAGTCCCAGGCCGTGCGCACCCGGCTCCTGTCCGCCGTCGCGACGGTCAGCGCCAGCCGAGCCCGGTGA
- the rnhA gene encoding ribonuclease HI, producing MWTDGACKGNPGVGGWGAWMRAAGRERELFGGEPVTTNNRMELTAVIEGLRALTRPCDVRLHVDSTYVMNGLTKWIHGWKRNGWLTGDKKPVKNKELWQALDAEVARHAVTWVWVKGHAGDPGNERADQLANKGVDAVRAGTL from the coding sequence ATGTGGACCGACGGGGCCTGCAAGGGCAACCCCGGGGTCGGGGGATGGGGCGCGTGGATGCGCGCCGCCGGGCGGGAGCGCGAGCTCTTCGGCGGCGAACCCGTCACCACGAACAACCGCATGGAGCTGACGGCCGTCATCGAGGGGCTGCGTGCGCTCACGCGCCCGTGCGACGTCCGGCTCCACGTCGACTCCACCTACGTCATGAACGGGCTGACGAAGTGGATCCACGGCTGGAAGCGCAACGGCTGGCTGACCGGTGACAAGAAGCCGGTGAAGAACAAGGAGCTGTGGCAGGCCCTCGACGCCGAGGTGGCCCGGCACGCGGTCACGTGGGTCTGGGTCAAGGGGCACGCGGGCGACCCCGGCAACGAGCGGGCCGACCAGCTCGCCAACAAGGGCGTCGACGCCGTCCGCGCGGGGACGCTGTGA
- a CDS encoding alpha/beta hydrolase, with product MTAAPPAVPDGRVTVVPAAGPDRGPRPLVLVLPGGGYRMTADHEAEPVARWLAGLGVHAVVLRYPVAPEGSTEPLHPAPLDAARAAVRWVRSGGTGLAVDPARVGVLGFSAGGHLAATLSTVGEEDADARPDATVLCYPVVSLEAEAHEGSVEALLGPAADAASRSALSADRRVTGSTPPAFVWHTGDDDAVPVSNAVRYAQALWLAGVSAELHVYPTGRHGLGLADDAPHVATWTTACAEWLTGLGWR from the coding sequence GTGACCGCCGCGCCGCCCGCCGTGCCCGACGGACGGGTCACCGTCGTCCCCGCGGCCGGCCCCGACCGCGGTCCGCGCCCGCTCGTCCTGGTCCTGCCGGGCGGCGGGTACCGGATGACGGCCGACCACGAGGCGGAGCCCGTCGCGCGGTGGCTCGCCGGCCTCGGCGTGCACGCCGTCGTGCTGCGCTACCCCGTCGCCCCCGAGGGGTCGACCGAGCCGCTGCACCCCGCCCCTCTCGACGCCGCGCGCGCCGCGGTCCGCTGGGTCCGCTCCGGCGGCACCGGCCTGGCGGTCGACCCCGCCCGCGTGGGAGTCCTCGGCTTCTCCGCCGGCGGGCACCTGGCCGCGACCCTGTCGACCGTGGGCGAGGAGGACGCCGACGCCCGACCCGACGCCACGGTGCTGTGCTACCCGGTCGTCTCGCTCGAGGCCGAGGCGCACGAGGGGTCGGTCGAGGCCCTGCTCGGTCCCGCCGCCGACGCCGCGTCGCGGTCCGCCCTCTCGGCCGACCGTCGCGTCACCGGGTCCACGCCCCCCGCGTTCGTGTGGCACACCGGTGACGACGACGCCGTCCCCGTCTCGAACGCCGTCCGCTACGCGCAGGCGCTGTGGCTCGCGGGCGTCTCGGCCGAGCTGCACGTGTACCCCACCGGGCGGCACGGCCTCGGCCTGGCCGACGACGCCCCCCACGTCGCCACCTGGACCACGGCGTGCGCGGAGTGGCTCACCGGGCTCGGCTGGCGCTGA
- a CDS encoding HAD family hydrolase — protein MTGASVDGVLFDIDDTLVDTRAAFAVAIGQVLRTYVPGADEATVARALAAWRADAGGHYRAYTRGETTYRAQRMTRANELHAAFGGPVLDDDAYDVWDEVFEAGFVGAWTAHPDAHDALRRVIGAGLVVGSLTNAATDYQTSKLVRAGLDQHLEVLVGVDTLGIGKPDPRVFVEACRRLGTDPARTAYVGDELDVDARAAAAAGLVGVWVDRPGPRRVPVTDADVAAARAAGVHVVTSLDELPEVLGLPG, from the coding sequence GTGACCGGCGCATCCGTCGACGGGGTCCTGTTCGACATCGACGACACCCTCGTCGACACGCGGGCGGCCTTCGCCGTCGCCATCGGTCAGGTGCTGCGCACGTACGTGCCCGGTGCCGACGAGGCGACCGTCGCCCGGGCCCTGGCGGCGTGGCGGGCGGACGCCGGTGGGCACTACCGGGCGTACACCCGCGGCGAGACGACGTACCGCGCGCAGCGCATGACCCGCGCCAACGAGCTGCACGCCGCGTTCGGCGGGCCCGTGCTCGACGACGACGCCTACGACGTGTGGGACGAGGTCTTCGAGGCTGGGTTCGTGGGCGCGTGGACCGCGCACCCCGACGCGCACGACGCCCTGCGGCGGGTGATCGGCGCCGGTCTCGTGGTGGGCTCGCTGACGAACGCGGCGACGGACTACCAGACGAGCAAGCTCGTCCGCGCGGGCCTGGACCAGCACCTCGAGGTGCTGGTGGGCGTCGACACCCTGGGCATCGGCAAGCCCGACCCGCGGGTGTTCGTCGAGGCGTGCCGCCGGCTGGGCACCGACCCGGCCCGCACCGCGTACGTGGGCGACGAGCTCGACGTGGACGCGCGCGCCGCGGCCGCGGCGGGGCTCGTCGGGGTCTGGGTCGACCGGCCCGGGCCGCGGCGCGTGCCCGTCACCGACGCGGACGTCGCCGCCGCGCGGGCCGCGGGCGTGCACGTCGTGACGTCCCTCGACGAGCTCCCCGAGGTGCTCGGCCTGCCCGGCTGA
- a CDS encoding sodium:alanine symporter family protein → MDLQVGIDWLTNALYTYWLVYLLVGVGLWFTLRTGFVQVRLFPAMLRQVASSREDAAGGISSFQAFTVGLASRVGTGNIAGVAVALTLGGPGAIFWMWVVAAVGMATAFVEATLAQVFKVRVADGTYRGGPAYYIERGLGSRRWGAVFAVLLILTFGFAFNMVQANTIADTFAAGHGVPVAWTAVGLVVLAAPVLFGGVRRVARVAEVVLPVMAAAYLLLALVVVVLNLGAVPDIVGQILRGAFGLDSALAGTAGGLLAAVLNGAKRGLFSNEAGMGSAPNAAATATVSHPAKQGLIQSLGVFVDTMLVCSATAFLILLAGPEVYSPGETDQSAGAALTAQAVAHELGGWTTAPMSALVFAFAFSSVLGNYSYAEVNLTFLGVRGRALNALRTLVLASVGVGSLLALTTVWALADIAMALMATVNLVAILLLSRWALGVLADLRAARAAGTDARFVGHGNPHLPGDVPGDVWAAGARDGQEPVRSLG, encoded by the coding sequence ATGGACCTGCAGGTCGGGATCGACTGGCTGACGAACGCGCTGTACACGTACTGGCTCGTCTACCTGCTCGTCGGCGTGGGGCTGTGGTTCACGCTGCGCACCGGGTTCGTGCAGGTGCGGCTGTTCCCCGCGATGCTCCGGCAGGTGGCCTCGTCGCGCGAGGACGCCGCGGGCGGCATCTCCTCGTTCCAGGCGTTCACGGTCGGCCTGGCCTCGCGCGTCGGCACCGGCAACATCGCCGGGGTCGCCGTGGCCCTGACCCTCGGCGGGCCCGGCGCGATCTTCTGGATGTGGGTCGTCGCGGCCGTCGGCATGGCCACGGCCTTCGTCGAGGCCACCCTCGCGCAGGTGTTCAAGGTCCGCGTCGCCGACGGCACCTACCGCGGCGGGCCCGCGTACTACATCGAGCGCGGCCTCGGCTCGCGCCGCTGGGGCGCGGTCTTCGCCGTGCTGCTCATCCTCACCTTCGGCTTCGCCTTCAACATGGTCCAGGCCAACACCATCGCCGACACCTTCGCCGCCGGTCACGGCGTACCCGTCGCGTGGACCGCCGTGGGCCTCGTGGTCCTCGCCGCCCCCGTGCTCTTCGGCGGCGTGCGGCGGGTCGCCCGTGTCGCCGAGGTCGTCCTGCCCGTCATGGCCGCCGCGTACCTGCTGCTCGCCCTCGTGGTCGTCGTGCTCAACCTCGGGGCGGTGCCCGACATCGTCGGGCAGATCCTGCGGGGCGCGTTCGGGCTCGACAGCGCGCTGGCGGGTACCGCGGGCGGACTGCTCGCGGCGGTGCTCAACGGCGCCAAGCGCGGCCTGTTCTCCAACGAGGCCGGCATGGGGTCGGCACCCAACGCGGCCGCCACCGCGACCGTCAGCCACCCGGCCAAGCAGGGGCTCATCCAGTCCCTCGGCGTCTTCGTCGACACGATGCTGGTGTGCTCGGCGACCGCGTTCCTCATCCTGCTGGCCGGGCCCGAGGTGTACTCCCCGGGCGAGACCGACCAGTCCGCGGGTGCCGCACTGACCGCGCAGGCCGTGGCGCACGAGCTCGGCGGGTGGACCACCGCGCCCATGAGCGCCCTGGTCTTCGCGTTCGCGTTCTCCTCCGTGCTGGGCAACTACTCGTACGCGGAGGTGAACCTCACGTTCCTCGGCGTGCGCGGCCGGGCGCTGAACGCGCTGCGCACCCTCGTGCTCGCGTCCGTCGGCGTCGGCTCCCTGCTCGCGCTCACCACGGTGTGGGCCCTGGCCGACATCGCGATGGCGCTCATGGCCACCGTGAACCTCGTGGCGATCCTGCTGCTGTCGCGGTGGGCGCTCGGCGTGCTCGCCGACCTGCGGGCCGCCCGGGCCGCGGGGACCGATGCCCGCTTCGTCGGCCACGGCAACCCGCACCTGCCCGGCGACGTGCCCGGGGACGTCTGGGCGGCCGGCGCCCGTGACGGCCAGGAGCCGGTGCGCTCGCTAGGCTGA
- a CDS encoding fumarylacetoacetate hydrolase family protein, which translates to MRIARFITTGSDPRYALVEGEPGHEELVVITGDPIYTPVQPTGERVRLDQDGLRLLAPVIPRSKIVGVGRNYAAHAAEHGNEVPARPLLFLKPNTSVIGPDDPIVLPEWTEHVEHEAELAVVIGKVTKDVSVERALDHVFGFTVANDVTARDIQRSDDQWTRAKGFDTSCPLGPWVVPGLDVVDLAVTARVNGEPRQDGRTSQMVFDAAYLVSYVSEVFTLLPGDVILTGTPAGVGRIEHRDVVEVEVEDIGVLRNPVVRR; encoded by the coding sequence GTGCGCATCGCCAGGTTCATCACCACAGGGTCCGACCCCCGCTACGCGCTCGTCGAGGGCGAGCCGGGCCACGAGGAGCTCGTCGTCATCACCGGCGACCCCATCTACACGCCCGTGCAGCCCACGGGCGAGCGGGTCCGCCTCGACCAGGACGGCCTGCGGCTGCTGGCCCCCGTCATCCCGCGGTCGAAGATCGTCGGCGTCGGCCGCAACTACGCCGCGCACGCCGCCGAGCACGGCAACGAGGTGCCCGCCCGCCCGCTGCTGTTCCTCAAGCCCAACACCTCGGTGATCGGCCCGGACGACCCGATCGTGCTCCCCGAGTGGACCGAGCACGTCGAGCACGAGGCCGAGCTCGCCGTCGTCATCGGCAAGGTCACCAAGGACGTCTCCGTCGAGCGCGCGCTCGACCACGTCTTCGGCTTCACCGTCGCCAACGACGTCACGGCCCGCGACATCCAGCGGTCCGACGACCAGTGGACCCGTGCCAAGGGCTTCGACACGTCCTGCCCGCTCGGCCCCTGGGTCGTGCCCGGCCTCGACGTCGTCGACCTCGCCGTCACCGCCCGCGTCAACGGCGAGCCCCGTCAGGACGGCCGCACGTCGCAGATGGTCTTCGACGCCGCCTACCTCGTCTCGTACGTGTCCGAGGTGTTCACCCTCCTGCCGGGCGACGTGATCCTCACCGGCACGCCCGCGGGCGTGGGCCGCATCGAGCACCGCGACGTCGTCGAGGTCGAGGTCGAGGACATCGGGGTGCTGCGCAACCCCGTCGTGCGGCGCTGA
- the gltX gene encoding glutamate--tRNA ligase, translating into MPASSPVRVRFCPSPTGTPHVGLIRTALFNWAYARHVGGTFVFRIEDTDAARDSQESYDQLLDALRWLGLDWDEGVEVGGPHEPYRQSQRGALYADVVARLVAGGHVYESFSTPEEIEARHKAAGRDPKLGYDGFDRDLTDEQRAAYRAEGREPVLRLRMPDEDVSFTDLVRGEVTFKAGSVPDYVVVRANGQPLYTLVNPVDDALMQITHVLRGEDLLSSTPRQVVLYRALVDIGVATAVPQFGHLPYVMGEGNKKLSKRDPESNLFLHRDRGFTPEGLLNYLALLGWSIAPDRDVFTVEEMVGAFDVADVNPNPARFDQKKAEAINAAHVRLLAPADFRDRLVPYLHAAGLVPAATFAGLPADQQALLDAAAPLVQERMTLLGESVGMLGFLFVADDAVEVAEDARAALREEAPRVLDAAARVLGELPADAFTTEATQNVLAAALVDGDTGLGIKPRFAYTPLRVALTGRRVSPPLFESMELLGKDATLARIARLRADLA; encoded by the coding sequence GTGCCCGCCAGCAGTCCCGTCCGCGTCCGCTTCTGCCCCTCGCCGACGGGGACGCCGCACGTCGGGCTCATCCGCACGGCGCTGTTCAACTGGGCCTACGCCCGGCACGTGGGCGGCACCTTCGTGTTCCGCATCGAGGACACCGACGCGGCCCGCGACTCGCAGGAGAGCTACGACCAGCTCCTCGACGCGCTGCGCTGGCTCGGCCTGGACTGGGACGAGGGCGTCGAGGTCGGCGGCCCCCACGAGCCGTACCGGCAGTCGCAGCGCGGCGCGCTGTACGCCGACGTCGTGGCACGCCTCGTCGCCGGCGGGCACGTGTACGAGTCGTTCTCGACGCCGGAGGAGATCGAGGCCCGGCACAAGGCCGCCGGTCGCGACCCCAAGCTCGGGTACGACGGGTTCGACCGCGACCTGACCGACGAGCAGAGGGCCGCGTACCGCGCCGAGGGCCGCGAGCCCGTGCTGCGCCTGCGCATGCCCGACGAGGACGTGTCGTTCACCGACCTCGTGCGCGGCGAGGTCACGTTCAAGGCCGGATCGGTGCCCGACTACGTGGTGGTGCGCGCCAACGGCCAGCCCCTGTACACGCTGGTCAACCCCGTCGACGACGCGCTCATGCAGATCACGCACGTGCTGCGCGGCGAGGACCTGCTCTCGTCCACCCCGCGCCAGGTGGTGCTGTACCGCGCGCTGGTCGACATCGGCGTGGCGACGGCGGTGCCGCAGTTCGGGCACCTGCCGTACGTCATGGGCGAGGGCAACAAGAAGCTCTCCAAGCGGGACCCCGAGTCGAACCTCTTCCTGCACCGCGACCGCGGCTTCACCCCCGAGGGCCTGCTCAACTACCTCGCCCTGCTCGGCTGGTCGATCGCCCCGGACCGCGACGTGTTCACCGTCGAGGAGATGGTCGGGGCGTTCGACGTGGCCGACGTCAACCCGAACCCCGCCCGGTTCGACCAGAAGAAGGCCGAGGCGATCAACGCCGCGCACGTGCGCCTGCTCGCGCCCGCCGACTTCCGCGACCGCCTCGTGCCGTACCTGCACGCCGCGGGCCTCGTGCCGGCCGCGACGTTCGCGGGGCTGCCCGCCGACCAGCAGGCGCTGCTCGACGCGGCGGCGCCGCTCGTGCAGGAGCGCATGACGCTGCTCGGCGAGTCGGTCGGCATGCTCGGGTTCCTCTTCGTCGCCGACGACGCCGTCGAGGTCGCCGAGGACGCCCGCGCCGCCCTGCGCGAGGAGGCGCCCCGGGTGCTCGACGCCGCCGCCCGCGTGCTCGGCGAGCTGCCGGCCGACGCGTTCACGACCGAGGCCACGCAGAACGTCCTGGCCGCCGCGCTCGTCGACGGGGACACCGGTCTGGGCATCAAGCCCCGGTTCGCGTACACGCCGCTGCGGGTCGCGCTCACGGGCCGCCGGGTCTCGCCGCCGCTGTTCGAGTCGATGGAGCTTCTCGGCAAGGACGCGACCCTCGCCCGCATCGCCCGGCTCCGCGCGGACCTGGCGTGA
- a CDS encoding heparan-alpha-glucosaminide N-acetyltransferase domain-containing protein, with protein sequence MRRIVGLDTARGVAILGMLTAHVGPDDGWRTAPPGGWSQLADGRPSALFVLLAGVGLALLSGGDDPVRGTRLVQARLRILVRAALLVVLGALLVRLGTPVVVILAVYGGLFAAGTLVLRWPRRALLAVAAVFALLGPVVRLLLAGVAVTDAEPLDPVAVLLNDYYPAVVWMAYVLVGVAVGRSDLRAGRTHLLLAGSGAALVLLGHGGAWAVRPLGLPPALVTAEPHSSTTFEVVGNTGTALLVVAACLAVGVRWPRALAPVTATGALALTAYCGHLVVLAALGTDLVYAPTPSTWAAFCVVTVAACWAWHALVGRGPLEALLHTVSTRAADTAPDPLPPRTLRAPSADPVVGDAPEPADATDDGVGEGREHRPATP encoded by the coding sequence GTGCGACGCATCGTGGGCCTGGACACCGCGCGCGGTGTGGCGATCCTCGGCATGCTGACCGCCCACGTCGGCCCCGACGACGGCTGGCGCACCGCACCGCCGGGCGGGTGGAGCCAGCTCGCCGACGGGCGCCCCTCCGCGCTGTTCGTGCTGCTCGCGGGCGTCGGGCTCGCCCTGCTCTCCGGCGGCGACGACCCGGTCCGCGGCACCCGGCTCGTGCAGGCCCGGCTGCGCATCCTCGTCCGCGCGGCCCTGCTCGTCGTGCTCGGCGCCCTGCTCGTGCGGCTCGGCACACCCGTCGTCGTCATCCTCGCCGTGTACGGCGGACTCTTCGCCGCCGGCACCCTCGTGCTGCGCTGGCCCCGGCGCGCCCTGCTGGCGGTCGCCGCCGTGTTCGCGCTGCTCGGCCCGGTCGTCCGCCTCCTGCTCGCCGGCGTGGCCGTCACCGACGCCGAGCCGCTCGACCCCGTCGCCGTGCTGCTCAACGACTACTACCCGGCCGTGGTGTGGATGGCGTACGTGCTCGTGGGCGTCGCGGTAGGGCGCAGCGACCTGCGGGCGGGACGCACCCACCTCCTGCTCGCGGGCTCGGGCGCCGCGCTCGTGCTCCTCGGGCACGGCGGGGCGTGGGCGGTCCGCCCGCTCGGCCTGCCGCCTGCCCTCGTCACCGCCGAGCCGCACTCCTCGACGACCTTCGAGGTGGTCGGCAACACCGGCACCGCCCTGCTCGTGGTCGCCGCCTGCCTGGCCGTCGGGGTGCGCTGGCCCCGGGCCCTGGCGCCGGTGACGGCGACCGGCGCGCTGGCCCTCACCGCGTACTGCGGCCACCTCGTCGTCCTCGCCGCGCTCGGGACCGACCTCGTCTACGCACCGACGCCGTCCACGTGGGCCGCCTTCTGCGTGGTCACGGTCGCCGCATGCTGGGCGTGGCACGCCCTGGTGGGCCGCGGCCCCCTCGAGGCCCTCCTGCACACCGTCTCGACCCGCGCCGCCGACACGGCCCCCGACCCTCTCCCGCCCCGCACCCTCCGCGCCCCCTCCGCCGACCCGGTGGTCGGTGACGCGCCGGAACCCGCCGACGCCACCGATGACGGGGTCGGCGAGGGTCGGGAGCACCGGCCCGCCACGCCGTGA